A part of Candidatus Diapherotrites archaeon genomic DNA contains:
- a CDS encoding proteasome subunit beta, which translates to MTSSKEIKTGTTTVGLITKEAVVLASDMRASMGNLAYDEETKKIYKITENIAITIAGSVGDCATLIRFLKSHSKWYEIEREKKMNPKALANYISNILNANRFYPFLVQFIIGGINTKPEIYDVDPSGGVLPRDKYAVSGSGTELALSHLDSNYRKELSEEEGIKLAVNAVKSAKKRDIFSGGRSINVTVVSKKGVRELKDEEVQSYIESN; encoded by the coding sequence ATGACTTCAAGCAAAGAGATAAAGACTGGAACTACTACAGTGGGTTTAATTACAAAAGAAGCCGTAGTATTAGCTTCAGACATGCGAGCATCAATGGGAAACCTTGCATACGATGAAGAGACAAAAAAGATCTATAAGATTACTGAAAATATTGCAATAACAATAGCAGGCTCAGTAGGAGACTGCGCTACCTTAATCAGGTTCCTTAAAAGCCACTCCAAATGGTACGAAATAGAAAGAGAAAAAAAGATGAACCCGAAAGCATTAGCCAATTACATTTCAAACATACTCAATGCAAACCGCTTTTACCCGTTTTTAGTGCAGTTCATTATTGGAGGAATAAACACAAAACCAGAAATCTACGATGTAGACCCTAGTGGGGGCGTTCTCCCGAGAGACAAATATGCTGTAAGCGGTTCAGGAACAGAACTTGCATTGTCGCACTTGGACTCAAACTACAGGAAAGAATTGAGCGAAGAAGAAGGAATAAAATTAGCAGTGAATGCAGTGAAGTCAGCAAAAAAGAGGGACATATTTTCAGGCGGAAGGTCAATTAATGTAACAGTGGTAAGCAAGAAAGGCGTGAGAGAGCTCAAGGACGAAGAAGTGCAATCATACATTGAAAGCAACTAA
- a CDS encoding beta-CASP ribonuclease aCPSF1: MEILKEIKEIVTSSLPEETQITSIEMEGPEVAIYTRNPKAFFENENYVAKIAFDLKKRVNIRTDKSLLIEEEQAKKTIQEIVPQGAGIKEIYFNPAFSEVVIEAVKPGLVIGKEGQTSKEIILKTGWTPNILRSPTSESDILKGIRHHLHKYSAERKKILQETAKKIYRELPKNNGWIRMTALGGFREVGKSAILIETPETKVLLDCGIDVANSEQPYPYFDAIRFPIDQLDAIAISHAHVDHSGFVPYLFKLGYRGPIYCTRPTRDLMALLQFDFIDVAVKEGKEPPYNERDVKEMIKYCIPREYREVTDIAPDMRLTFHNAAHILGSASVHLHIGEGAHNLIYSSDLKYGFTRLFNNINLKYPRLETLIIESTYGGREDIQPERQQSEERLIQIIKETIHSKGNVLIPVFSVGRAQEIMLVIEEYYRRGMLEGKVYIDGMTKEASAIHTAYPEYLRKAVQRRVLQNDSPFTSELFQVVDNKNRDQIISESGSIFLASSGMLTGGPSVEYLHKTAEDPRNTLIFVGYQGEGSLGRRIQGGTKTLAVNAGNGKTKALNINMRVETVEGFSGHSDRNQLVNYIRTLNPKPKRILVDHGEKDKAVEFAKYISNKFQINSTAIRDLDSVRLK, translated from the coding sequence ATGGAAATACTAAAGGAAATCAAGGAAATAGTTACTTCAAGCCTTCCAGAAGAAACACAGATAACAAGCATTGAAATGGAAGGCCCAGAAGTAGCAATATACACCAGAAACCCGAAAGCTTTTTTTGAGAACGAAAACTACGTTGCAAAAATAGCCTTTGACCTGAAGAAAAGGGTAAACATCAGAACAGACAAAAGCCTGCTGATAGAAGAAGAGCAAGCCAAAAAAACAATACAGGAAATAGTACCACAAGGAGCAGGAATAAAAGAAATATACTTCAACCCAGCGTTCAGCGAGGTAGTAATAGAAGCAGTAAAGCCTGGTTTGGTCATAGGAAAAGAAGGGCAGACATCAAAGGAAATAATACTCAAAACAGGATGGACTCCAAATATATTAAGGAGCCCAACATCAGAATCAGATATACTGAAAGGAATAAGGCATCACCTGCACAAGTACAGCGCTGAAAGAAAAAAGATACTCCAAGAAACAGCAAAAAAGATTTACAGGGAACTTCCAAAAAACAACGGCTGGATAAGAATGACAGCATTAGGAGGATTCAGAGAGGTAGGAAAAAGCGCAATACTGATTGAAACACCAGAAACAAAAGTCCTCTTAGACTGCGGGATAGATGTGGCAAACTCCGAACAACCCTACCCATACTTTGACGCAATAAGATTCCCAATAGACCAATTGGATGCAATAGCAATAAGCCACGCCCATGTAGACCACTCAGGCTTTGTGCCATACTTATTCAAATTAGGATATCGCGGACCAATCTATTGTACCCGCCCAACGAGAGACTTAATGGCATTACTACAATTCGATTTCATTGATGTTGCAGTGAAAGAAGGAAAAGAGCCTCCATACAATGAAAGGGATGTAAAGGAAATGATAAAATACTGCATTCCAAGAGAATACAGAGAGGTAACAGACATTGCGCCGGACATGAGGCTGACCTTCCACAATGCAGCACACATTCTAGGCAGTGCTTCAGTACATTTGCACATAGGGGAAGGCGCACATAATTTAATTTACAGCTCAGACTTAAAGTACGGATTCACAAGATTATTCAATAATATTAACTTGAAATACCCAAGACTCGAAACACTCATAATTGAAAGCACTTACGGGGGCAGAGAAGACATCCAGCCTGAAAGGCAGCAGTCAGAGGAAAGACTTATTCAAATAATAAAAGAAACAATTCACAGCAAAGGAAATGTATTAATCCCTGTTTTCTCTGTTGGAAGAGCACAAGAAATAATGCTGGTAATAGAAGAATACTACAGGAGAGGAATGCTCGAAGGAAAGGTATACATTGACGGAATGACAAAAGAAGCTTCAGCAATTCACACAGCATACCCTGAATACTTAAGGAAAGCAGTTCAGAGGAGAGTTCTCCAAAATGATTCTCCTTTCACCTCAGAATTATTCCAAGTAGTGGACAACAAGAACAGAGACCAAATAATATCAGAGTCAGGTTCAATATTCTTGGCTTCATCAGGAATGCTCACAGGAGGGCCTTCAGTGGAATACCTGCACAAGACGGCAGAAGACCCTAGAAATACATTAATCTTTGTTGGATATCAAGGTGAAGGTTCATTGGGGAGAAGGATTCAGGGTGGAACGAAGACCCTTGCAGTAAATGCAGGGAACGGAAAAACAAAAGCATTAAATATCAACATGAGAGTGGAAACAGTAGAAGGATTCTCAGGTCATAGTGACAGAAACCAGTTGGTGAACTACATAAGAACATTAAACCCAAAGCCTAAAAGAATTCTTGTAGACCACGGAGAAAAAGATAAAGCAGTAGAGTTCGCAAAATATATTTCAAATAAATTCCAGATAAACAGCACAGCAATAAGAGACTTAGATAGTGTAAGATTGAAGTGA
- a CDS encoding AAA family ATPase — protein sequence MRIIVTGTPGTGKSTIARKIAKEFKCKLLNELQFAQKKDLVKKEKKEKVIEIKKLGKELNKLLAREKNIVVEGHLLCETRLKNIDCIMVLKTNPKELKKRLKRKGYSELKVQENLFCEETGYCLKKALKNYPKSKIIQAKNEKNLKRSLKYIIKEIKRKTK from the coding sequence ATGAGAATTATAGTTACGGGAACCCCTGGAACAGGCAAGAGCACTATAGCAAGGAAAATTGCAAAAGAATTCAAATGCAAGTTATTAAATGAACTGCAATTCGCACAGAAAAAAGACCTTGTGAAAAAGGAAAAAAAAGAAAAAGTAATTGAAATAAAAAAATTAGGGAAAGAATTGAACAAGCTGCTCGCAAGAGAAAAAAACATTGTAGTGGAAGGTCACCTGCTCTGCGAAACAAGATTAAAGAACATAGATTGCATTATGGTGCTGAAAACCAACCCAAAGGAATTGAAGAAAAGACTTAAGAGAAAAGGCTACAGTGAATTGAAGGTTCAGGAGAACTTATTCTGCGAGGAAACAGGCTACTGCCTCAAAAAAGCCCTAAAAAATTACCCTAAAAGCAAAATAATACAAGCAAAAAACGAGAAAAATTTAAAGAGAAGCCTAAAATATATTATTAAAGAAATCAAAAGGAAAACAAAATGA